A genomic segment from Bradyrhizobium sp. ISRA430 encodes:
- a CDS encoding response regulator, with protein MSVSPTLPRERTLLKGRRILVVEDEYFLADDIDKALRSLGADVAGPVGHIEGAVELLHDGGSLDAAVLDVNVRSDMIFPVARELRARQVPFVFTTGYEKIAIGAEFQDVPLWEKPIDIVAMARKLAAIIDNRQA; from the coding sequence ATGTCCGTATCGCCCACGCTGCCTCGTGAACGCACTCTGCTGAAGGGTCGCCGTATTCTCGTGGTCGAGGACGAATATTTCCTCGCCGATGACATCGACAAGGCGCTCCGCTCGCTCGGCGCCGACGTGGCGGGCCCGGTGGGCCATATTGAAGGCGCGGTCGAACTTCTGCACGACGGCGGCAGTCTAGATGCGGCCGTGCTCGACGTGAACGTTCGCAGCGACATGATCTTTCCCGTTGCCCGCGAGCTGAGGGCGCGCCAGGTGCCGTTCGTGTTCACCACGGGGTACGAGAAGATTGCCATCGGCGCGGAATTCCAGGACGTGCCCCTCTGGGAAAAGCCGATCGACATTGTGGCAATGGCCCGGAAGCTCGCTGCGATCATCGACAATCGGCAGGCATGA